From Chaetodon trifascialis isolate fChaTrf1 chromosome 1, fChaTrf1.hap1, whole genome shotgun sequence, one genomic window encodes:
- the LOC139331661 gene encoding matrix metalloproteinase-15-like, translating to MASTSRNSFFWLLWRRTLLALSMCALGARGAEDDNTFNAESWLRMYGYLPQASRQMSTMRSAQILSNAVSDMQRFYGLEVTGQMDPQTISAMRRPRCGVPDKFGGQIKTNVRRKRYALTGHKWNKSHLTYSIQNYTPKIGEYNSYEAIRRAFKVWEGVTPLTFDEIPYQEIKYGRRKEPDIMIFFASGFHGDSSPFDGEGGFLAHAYFPGPGMGGDTHFDSDEPWTIGNQNVQGNDLFLVAVHELGHALGLEHSNNPLAIMAPFYQWMETDDFQLPEDDRRGIQQIYGLPDSSPTQALPTVTPRRPEPRPPQTPPRHPDRPRTTERPDHYGPNICEGNFDTVAMLRGEMFVFKGRWFWRVRKNRVLDNYPMPISHFWRGLPGDIDAAYERHDGRFVFFKGNRFWLFREANLEPSYPMELVDYGRDIPYDRIDTAIWWEPSGYTYIFQGDWYWRFNEQSRLADRGYPKPISVWDSSVPSTPKGAFLSDDGAYTFFYKGSKYWKFDNHRMKSEPGYPKSILRDFMGCSVDLDPDRDTDTDSGRKYPDVNRPPFNPDAGRDGDKGKDRDGTDRSGTDKDAGRGSDNDKDEDYREGREEDTNEVDVVLKVDDSEERTMNILMVTIPLVLVLCILGLIYAIINTLQSKGAPRLLVHCKRSLQDWV from the exons TCATGGCTGAGGATGTACGGTTACCTGCCCCAGGCCAGCAGACAGATGTCAACCATGCGATCAGCTCAGATCCTGTCCAATGCCGTCAGCGACATGCAGAGATTCTACGGCCTGGAGGTCACAGGACAGATGGACCCCCAAACCATTAG CGCCATGAGGAGACCCCGCTGTGGTGTTCCTGACAAGTTTGGAGGGCAGATCAAAACCAATGTGCGGCGGAAACGCTATGCCCTCACTGGACATAAATGGAACAAGAGCCACCTGACTTACAG TATCCAGAACTACACTCCCAAGATTGGAGAGTATAACTCATACGAAGCCATCCGGCGGGCATTTAAAGTCTGGGAGGGAGTGACCCCATTGACCTTTGATGAAATCCCCTACCAGGAGATCAAATATGGACGCCGCAAGGAGCCCGACATCATGATCTTCTTTGCTTCAGGTTTTCATGGAGACAGCTCTCCTTTTGATGGGGAGGGAGGCTTCCTAGCTCATGCCTACTTCCCTGGGCCTGGAATGGGTGGggacacacactttgattctGATGAGCCATGGACCATAGGAAACCAGAATGTACAAG GTAATGACCTCTTCCTGGTGGCAGTCCATGAGCTGGGCCACGCCCTTGGTTTAGAGCACTCCAACAACCCCCTGGCCATCATGGCTCCCTTTTACCAATGGATGGAGACTGACGACTTCCAGTTGCCCGAGGATGACCGGCGGGGCATACAACAGATCTATG GTCTACCAGACAGCAGCCCCACCCAGGCACTGCCCACTGTGACTCCCCGTCGCCCGGAGCCCAGGCCCCCTCAAACACCTCCACGGCACCCAGACCGCCCCAGGACCACGGAGAGACCAGATCACTATGGACCCAATATCTGTGAAGGGAACTTTGACACGGTTGCTATGCTCCGAGGAGAGATGTTTGTTTTCAAG GGCCGTTGGTTCTGGCGGGTGCGCAAGAACAGGGTTCTGGATAACTACCCCATGCCTATCAGTCACTTCTGGAGGGGTCTGCCTGGAGACATAGATGCTGCCTATGAGAGACACGACGGCAGGTTCGTCTTCTTTAAAG gaaACAGATTTTGGCTTTTCAGGGAGGCTAACCTGGAACCAAGCTATCCTATGGAGCTGGTTGACTATGGTCGCGATATTCCCTATGACCGAATAGACACAGCTATCTGGTGGGAGCCATCTGGCTACACTTACATCTTTCAAGGAGATTG GTACTGGCGCTTCAACGAGCAGTCACGCTTGGCTGACAGAGGCTACCCGAAACCAATCAGCGTCTGGGATTCGTCAGTGCCTTCTACTCCCAAGGGGGCCTTCCTCAGCGATGATGGGG CATACACCTTCTTCTACAAAGGATCAAAGTACTGGAAGTTTGACAACCACCGCATGAAGAGCGAACCCGGCTACCCTAAGTCCATTCTGAGAGACTTCATGGGCTGCAGCGTGGACCTGGACCCAGACAGAGACACGGACACAGACTCAGGACGCAAGTACCCAGACGTGAACCGCCCACCGTTCAACCCGGATGCAGGACGTGACGGCGACAAGGGCAAAGACCGGGATGGAACGGATCGCAGTGGAACGGACAAAGACGCGGGCAGAGGGTCAGACAACGACAAAGACGAAGACTACCGTGAGGGTCGTGAAGAAGACACCAACGAGGTGGACGTGGTGCTGAAGGTGGACGACAGCGAGGAACGGACCATGAACATCCTGATGGTAACCATCCCACTGGTCCTGGTGCTGTGCATCCTGGGGCTGATCTACGCCATCATCAACACGCTGCAGAGCAAAGGTGCACCGCGGCTGCTGGTGCACTGCAAGCGCTCGCTGCAGGACTGGGTCTGA